From one Anopheles bellator chromosome 1, idAnoBellAS_SP24_06.2, whole genome shotgun sequence genomic stretch:
- the LOC131216254 gene encoding protein G12: MEPSAISLVALLTVTIGPGAWGYRIHHLEPEPRHHLQQDLMDFIDLVPFEDVQQLMQYYYHYDIEVENAIDYVSTEDYTQIRLDIVNLSEVRSFRRYLDSIGFSVEKVWAELNQRFDADDIFVEPDESLRTLNLTTRGLNGLVDDILALLPQDEIILLFFDKLETSDDFSHFFEQIGSGEFENVLNTLQSSQQLRILLWRLQQHGFDIPGWVQLVQKYFSFSSF; the protein is encoded by the exons atggaaccctCGGCCATCTCGCTGGTGGCACTGCTCACGGTAACGATCGGGCCCGGGGCGTGGGGCTACAGAATCCATCACCTGGAGCCGGAACCGCGGCACCATCTGCAGCAGGACCTGATGGATTTCATCGATCTCGTGCCGTTCGAGGACGTGCAGCAGCTGATGCagtactactaccactacgaCATCGAGGTGGAGAACGCCATCGACTACGTGTCGACCGAAGACTACACCCAGATCCGGCTGGACATCGTGAACCTCAGCGAGGTGCGCAGCTTCCGCCGGTACCTGGACAGTATCGGGTTCAGCGTGGAGAAGGTTTGGGCCGAACTGAACCAGCGCTTCGACGCGGACGACATCTTCGTCGAACCGGACGAATCACTCCGAACGT TAAATCTCACCACCAGGGGATTGAACGGATTAGTCGATGACATATTGGCACTGCTGCCCCAGGACGAAATAATCCTGCTTTTCTTCGACAAGCTCGAAACGAGCGACGACTTCTCCCACTTTTTCGAGCAGATCGGGAGCGGCGAGTTCGAGAACGTGCTCAACACGCTGCAG TCTTCACAGCAGCTGCGGATACTACTCTGGCGCCTGCAACAGCACGGATTCGACATCCCCGGCTGGGTGCAGCTGGTCCAGAAGTATTTCAGTTTCAGTAGTTTCTGA